A stretch of Bacteroidota bacterium DNA encodes these proteins:
- a CDS encoding helix-turn-helix transcriptional regulator: MIDTTKLKQLLEEKDLTTQQLCVLSKLSLSTIRHILKGKSKNPDKDTVKKIAIALQVTIDEITK; encoded by the coding sequence ATGATTGACACAACTAAACTCAAACAACTTCTTGAAGAAAAGGATTTGACAACGCAACAACTGTGCGTGCTTTCTAAACTGAGCCTCTCAACCATCAGGCATATACTAAAGGGAAAAAGTAAAAACCCGGACAAAGACACGGTGAAAAAAATAGCCATTGCATTGCAGGTAACTATTGATGAAATAACGAAATGA
- a CDS encoding dihydropteroate synthase: protein MNLQFKNKILDLSSPAVMGILNVTPDSFYDGGNYFSLSLGGRAGEGALLSHVEKMVFEGADIVDIGACSTRPNAKEVSEEEELKRLIPAIQLVRKKFADVIISADTFRSKVAEEAVNAGADMINDVSGGSGFMFYGLQSTVYGSTANQPETGNPVGNNSNGVNRKPETKMFETIAKLNVPYVLMHIQGTPQTMQKNPHYKDVVKEVKEYFKEKIGILEGWKDGRLIIDVGFGFGKTLEHNYTLLKHLAQFKEFGLPILAGLSRKSMISNATDPSPSLPKGERNARSSPPPSGGRGANGTTAANTIALMNGANILRVHDVKEAKEAVKIVNCMRAS, encoded by the coding sequence ATGAATCTTCAATTTAAAAACAAGATACTCGACCTCTCCTCTCCTGCCGTAATGGGAATTCTCAACGTTACTCCCGATTCTTTTTACGATGGAGGAAATTATTTCTCCCTCTCCCTTGGGGGGAGGGCTGGGGAGGGGGCTTTACTTTCTCACGTAGAAAAGATGGTTTTTGAAGGGGCAGATATCGTTGACATTGGCGCCTGCTCTACCCGACCCAATGCCAAAGAAGTTTCGGAAGAAGAAGAATTAAAAAGATTGATTCCGGCAATTCAACTTGTGCGAAAAAAATTTGCTGATGTAATTATTTCTGCCGACACATTCAGAAGCAAAGTTGCTGAAGAAGCCGTGAATGCCGGAGCTGATATGATTAATGACGTTTCGGGAGGAAGCGGGTTTATGTTTTACGGTTTACAGTCTACGGTCTACGGTTCAACAGCCAACCAACCGGAGACCGGAAACCCCGTAGGAAATAATTCCAACGGGGTAAACCGTAAACCGGAAACCAAAATGTTTGAGACAATTGCTAAATTAAATGTGCCGTATGTATTAATGCACATACAAGGAACACCGCAGACGATGCAGAAGAATCCACACTACAAAGATGTGGTGAAAGAAGTGAAGGAATACTTCAAAGAGAAGATTGGAATATTGGAAGGATGGAAGGATGGAAGATTAATAATTGACGTTGGATTTGGATTTGGAAAAACTCTTGAGCATAACTACACGCTGCTTAAACATCTTGCCCAGTTCAAAGAATTTGGTTTGCCAATCCTTGCGGGGCTTTCAAGAAAATCAATGATAAGTAACGCAACAGACCCCTCTCCTTCTCTCCCCAAAGGGGAGAGGAATGCACGCTCAAGTCCCCCCCCTTCGGGGGGCAGGGGGGCTAACGGAACCACCGCTGCCAACACCATTGCATTAATGAACGGAGCAAACATTCTCAGAGTGCATGATGTGAAAGAAGCGAAAGAGGCGGTGAAGATTGTTAATTGTATGAGGGCATCTTGA
- a CDS encoding DUF1599 domain-containing protein encodes MSKTSQQFDSVVKQCKDIFIKKMLDYGSAWRVMRTPSIVDQIFIKTQRIRTIDDKGTQKVKEDIGSDYIGIVNYSIIGLIQIELINDTQHEISVEEAGKMFDKFSNLAKALMENKNHDYGEAWRDMRISSFADLILVKLLRMRQIEDHNGKTLISEGIDANYLDTMNYAIFALIKLEEKKNQTA; translated from the coding sequence ATGTCAAAAACCAGCCAGCAGTTTGATTCTGTCGTAAAGCAGTGCAAAGATATTTTCATTAAAAAGATGCTTGATTATGGTTCTGCATGGCGTGTGATGCGCACTCCGAGCATTGTTGACCAGATTTTTATCAAGACCCAGCGCATCCGCACCATTGATGATAAAGGTACTCAAAAAGTAAAAGAGGATATTGGCTCTGATTACATCGGCATTGTCAATTATTCCATCATCGGTTTGATTCAGATTGAACTCATTAATGACACACAGCATGAAATCTCGGTAGAAGAAGCAGGCAAGATGTTTGATAAATTCTCTAACCTGGCGAAAGCACTCATGGAAAATAAAAATCACGATTACGGAGAAGCGTGGCGCGATATGCGGATAAGTTCATTTGCGGATTTGATATTGGTAAAACTACTTCGTATGCGTCAGATAGAAGATCATAACGGCAAAACATTAATCTCTGAAGGAATTGATGCGAATTATTTAGACACAATGAACTACGCGATTTTTGCGTTGATAAAACTGGAAGAAAAGAAAAATCAAACTGCATAA
- a CDS encoding four helix bundle protein, which produces MATFKRFEDIEAWQLAREISKEVYQLSRVGDFTKDFELRGQARASSGSMMDNIAEGFDRGSKNEFVQFLTIGKGSAGELKSQLYRSLDNQYISQIEFENLYNKTDKYSKMVAGLISYLNQSNIKGQKFKDRVN; this is translated from the coding sequence ATGGCAACATTTAAAAGATTCGAAGACATAGAAGCTTGGCAACTTGCTCGAGAAATTTCTAAGGAAGTTTACCAACTTTCAAGGGTTGGAGATTTTACTAAGGATTTTGAATTAAGAGGACAAGCGCGTGCTTCTTCTGGTTCGATGATGGATAACATAGCAGAAGGTTTTGACAGAGGAAGTAAGAATGAGTTTGTTCAGTTTCTCACAATTGGGAAAGGTTCCGCAGGAGAATTAAAATCTCAATTATACAGGTCATTAGATAATCAATATATTTCTCAAATTGAATTTGAAAACCTTTATAACAAAACTGATAAGTATAGTAAAATGGTTGCTGGATTAATTTCTTATTTGAATCAGTCCAATATCAAAGGACAAAAATTTAAAGACAGAGTGAATTAA
- a CDS encoding DoxX family protein has translation MKIVIQLCRILVGVLFIFSGLIKANDPLGFAYKLNEYWEVFGTAWMTPFSLFISIFMCAIEVLLGFMLLIGSKIKFTLWLLFLMILFFAFLNFYSGYFDAVRECGCFGDAIKMTPWQEFVNNCVMLVMTVFMFIGKDHIRPIFSGRIEKTMLIIFTISSFGFPLYTYNYLPIKDFRPYAIGKNIQEGMKLPPGAKTDSIQMVFIYEKDGKQIELTPEQIKTIDSTYKYIDRKDKVIREGDKPAIHDFSITSADGSDYTEQILNYDGYYFFLVCYDLEKTNKNVFGKINDFARLCRQDSVPIIVLTSSAELIESFKKETRTDIDFYFSDGTTLKTMIRSNPGLMLLKKGTVADMWHYHSFPSFSDVKEKYLK, from the coding sequence ATGAAGATCGTTATACAACTTTGCAGAATTCTGGTTGGAGTGCTGTTTATTTTTTCCGGACTCATCAAAGCAAACGACCCGCTGGGGTTTGCTTACAAACTAAATGAATACTGGGAAGTGTTTGGAACAGCGTGGATGACACCATTCTCGCTTTTTATTTCCATTTTCATGTGCGCCATTGAAGTTCTTCTCGGATTTATGCTTCTCATCGGCTCAAAAATTAAATTCACGCTCTGGCTTTTATTTCTCATGATTTTGTTTTTTGCCTTTCTGAATTTCTATTCAGGATATTTTGATGCTGTGCGCGAATGCGGATGTTTTGGCGATGCAATCAAAATGACTCCCTGGCAGGAATTTGTAAATAATTGCGTTATGCTTGTGATGACGGTATTTATGTTCATTGGGAAAGACCATATCCGACCTATTTTCTCCGGAAGAATTGAAAAAACAATGTTGATTATTTTCACTATCTCTTCATTCGGATTTCCGCTTTACACGTACAATTATCTTCCCATAAAAGATTTTCGCCCTTATGCCATTGGAAAGAATATTCAGGAAGGAATGAAACTACCGCCAGGTGCGAAAACAGACAGCATTCAAATGGTTTTCATTTATGAAAAGGACGGCAAACAAATTGAACTCACACCCGAACAAATTAAAACAATTGACTCCACTTACAAATATATTGACAGGAAAGATAAAGTGATTCGAGAAGGAGACAAACCCGCTATTCATGATTTTAGCATAACATCGGCTGACGGAAGTGATTACACGGAACAGATTCTGAATTACGATGGATATTATTTCTTCCTCGTTTGTTATGATTTGGAAAAAACCAACAAAAATGTTTTCGGAAAAATAAATGACTTCGCCCGGCTTTGCAGGCAAGACAGCGTTCCGATTATTGTTCTCACTTCTTCAGCAGAGTTGATTGAATCATTTAAAAAAGAAACAAGAACTGATATTGATTTTTATTTTTCTGACGGAACAACTTTAAAAACAATGATACGTTCCAATCCCGGTCTCATGCTTCTGAAAAAAGGAACTGTTGCAGATATGTGGCATTATCATTCGTTTCCATCATTCTCTGATGTAAAAGAAAAATACTTAAAATGA
- a CDS encoding ABC transporter permease: protein MGRFITKRLFYGFLVMWGVISVVFFLFNILPGDPARVMVGQSATKEQIDAIHRDIGSDKPVLVQYLLYLNDISPLSIHETKNTESSFFLNEKKYTSVIKLFPVSSSKVFVLKTPYLRRSYISRRPVSDILADTLPETAVLAFAAMLIASVIGILLGILAAVRKGTWLDTGSLFFAVLGMSGPSFYVGLIMAMTFGYLWSKEFPFPAVILVLFFGGGIIGSGIGIYKKKKKQLQGKLRDYIIHKFLLYGFIGFVLWMAGYLINLAYHVIPFIDSYIIFPGTGLNNEGSLYIIDDFGEEHLSIKNIILPAITLGIRPLAIIVQLTRSSLLDVLSQDYIRTATAKGLSYYTIIFKHALKNSLNPVVTAISGWFAGLMAGAVFVEYVFGWRGIGSEIVNALDKQDLPIIMGGVLVIGFIYVIINITVDVVYGILDPRIRLQ, encoded by the coding sequence GTGGGAAGATTTATCACTAAAAGATTGTTCTATGGTTTCCTGGTAATGTGGGGAGTAATTTCAGTCGTATTTTTTCTTTTCAACATTCTGCCTGGCGACCCCGCGCGCGTGATGGTTGGACAAAGCGCAACGAAAGAGCAGATAGATGCCATTCACAGGGATATTGGAAGCGACAAACCGGTATTGGTTCAGTACCTTCTTTACTTAAATGACATTTCTCCATTATCAATCCACGAAACAAAAAATACGGAAAGTTCTTTTTTCTTAAATGAAAAAAAATACACTTCTGTCATAAAACTTTTTCCTGTTTCTTCTTCTAAAGTATTTGTCTTGAAGACTCCTTACCTCAGGCGTTCTTATATTTCCAGAAGACCTGTTTCAGATATTCTTGCCGATACACTGCCTGAAACCGCTGTGCTTGCTTTTGCGGCAATGCTCATTGCTTCCGTCATTGGAATTCTTTTAGGCATTCTTGCAGCCGTGAGAAAAGGTACCTGGCTGGATACCGGTTCATTATTTTTTGCAGTGCTCGGAATGTCAGGACCCTCCTTCTATGTTGGATTAATAATGGCGATGACATTTGGTTATCTCTGGTCAAAAGAATTTCCTTTTCCTGCTGTCATTTTGGTGTTGTTTTTTGGCGGAGGAATTATCGGTTCTGGAATTGGAATTTATAAGAAAAAGAAAAAGCAGTTGCAGGGAAAACTTCGTGATTACATCATCCATAAATTTCTTTTGTATGGATTCATCGGGTTTGTGCTCTGGATGGCAGGATATTTAATCAATCTTGCCTATCATGTGATTCCATTTATTGACAGCTACATAATTTTCCCCGGCACGGGATTGAACAACGAAGGAAGTTTGTACATCATTGATGATTTTGGCGAAGAGCATCTTTCCATCAAAAATATTATTCTCCCTGCTATAACGCTCGGCATTCGCCCGCTTGCGATCATAGTTCAATTGACAAGAAGTTCATTACTGGATGTGCTTTCGCAGGATTATATTCGCACCGCTACAGCAAAAGGATTGAGTTATTACACCATTATTTTCAAACATGCGCTTAAAAATTCTTTGAACCCTGTTGTTACAGCTATCTCCGGCTGGTTTGCAGGACTCATGGCGGGTGCTGTGTTCGTTGAATATGTTTTCGGGTGGCGCGGCATCGGCTCTGAAATTGTAAATGCGCTTGACAAACAGGATTTACCCATCATCATGGGTGGAGTTCTGGTAATAGGATTTATTTATGTGATAATTAATATCACTGTAGATGTAGTGTATGGAATTCTGGATCCGAGAATCAGATTACAATGA
- a CDS encoding triosephosphate isomerase, whose translation MRKKIVAGNWKMNNTHKEGMELLVELFELLEREEYLLEGTEKKLPEVVIAPPFILLSDAAGLVQAWETKIAAQNCSSENNGAYTGEVSASMLKSINIDYVIIGHSERRNYFNETNQIAAKKISLALENNISVICCIGETLSERESGKQFQVITHQLEECLFHLSNDQMIKKAHPQPFPKGREQEQQVLPLGEDLDGAAVVIAYEPVWAIGTGKNATPELAQEMHHYIRSVMSGKFGKEISDSISILYGGSCNPKNAKLIFSQPDVDGGLIGGASLIAKDFVEVIKAAI comes from the coding sequence ATGAGAAAAAAAATAGTTGCAGGTAACTGGAAGATGAACAATACCCACAAGGAAGGGATGGAACTTCTTGTGGAATTGTTTGAATTATTGGAAAGAGAAGAATATCTTCTTGAAGGCACCGAAAAGAAACTTCCGGAAGTCGTTATCGCTCCCCCTTTTATTCTTCTTTCCGATGCTGCCGGATTAGTGCAGGCATGGGAAACAAAAATTGCAGCGCAGAATTGCTCATCAGAAAACAATGGAGCTTACACAGGAGAAGTTTCCGCTTCTATGCTCAAATCAATTAATATTGATTATGTAATCATCGGGCATTCCGAGCGAAGAAATTATTTTAATGAAACAAATCAAATTGCAGCCAAGAAGATTTCGCTCGCTCTTGAAAATAATATATCTGTGATTTGCTGTATTGGTGAAACTCTTTCTGAAAGAGAATCGGGAAAGCAATTTCAAGTTATCACTCACCAGTTGGAAGAATGCTTGTTTCATTTGAGCAATGATCAAATGATAAAGAAAGCCCATCCCCAACCCTTCCCGAAGGGAAGGGAGCAAGAACAACAAGTCCTCCCCTTGGGGGAGGATTTAGATGGGGCCGCTGTTGTTATCGCCTATGAACCCGTGTGGGCAATTGGTACAGGAAAAAATGCAACTCCCGAGCTGGCGCAGGAAATGCACCACTACATCAGGTCTGTTATGTCTGGTAAATTCGGAAAAGAAATTTCAGATAGCATTTCTATTCTCTATGGCGGAAGCTGCAACCCGAAAAATGCGAAACTAATTTTTTCTCAACCCGATGTGGATGGTGGACTTATTGGAGGAGCTTCGCTCATCGCAAAAGATTTTGTGGAAGTGATTAAAGCTGCAATTTAA
- the pruA gene encoding L-glutamate gamma-semialdehyde dehydrogenase — MMNGTFKIPVAVNEPIKQFEPGSLDREKLKQTIKEMRSQVLDIPMYIGDKEVRTGKKVALTCPHDHKHILGYYHKGDKTHVKQAIAAAMKAKKKWAEMSWEHRAAIFLKAAELLAGPYRYKIVAATMLGQSKNVYQAEIDSACESIDFLRFNVKYMTEIYAQQVDSTSAMWNRLEWRPLEGFIWALTPFNFTAIGLNLTSSCAMMGNTIVWKQSNTAIFSAYYVMEVFRKAGLPDGVINWIHCGGAETADVVLNSPDFGGIHFTGSTEVFRSIWKKIGENIHIYKSYPRIVGETGGKDFIIGHKSADPKVLATAILRGAFEFQGQKCSACSRAYIPSNLWKEVKKIFTDEIASMKVGPTEDLGNFINAVIDETSFNNIASYIDRAKKDRKDAQVIIGGNYDKSKGYFIEPTIIQAKNPAYRTMCEEIFGPVLTIHVYDENKFEKTLDLVNNTSPYALTGAIIAQDRLAITLAEKKLVHAAGNFYINDKCTGAVVGQQPFGGSRASGTCDKAGHMINLLRWVAPRTIKELFVPPTDYRYPFLEPDKKQNGHATEPNISVKKKELAKN; from the coding sequence ATCATGAACGGCACATTCAAAATCCCAGTCGCTGTCAACGAACCCATTAAACAGTTTGAACCGGGTTCGCTTGACAGAGAAAAACTGAAACAAACTATTAAAGAAATGCGCTCGCAGGTTCTTGACATCCCCATGTATATTGGAGATAAAGAAGTGCGCACAGGAAAAAAAGTAGCCCTCACCTGCCCTCACGATCACAAACATATTTTAGGATATTATCACAAAGGAGATAAAACACACGTGAAGCAAGCAATTGCCGCAGCCATGAAAGCAAAAAAGAAATGGGCTGAAATGTCGTGGGAGCACCGTGCTGCCATTTTTCTCAAAGCCGCTGAATTGCTTGCCGGACCCTACCGATATAAAATTGTAGCAGCAACCATGCTTGGACAATCTAAAAATGTTTATCAGGCAGAAATTGATTCTGCTTGCGAAAGCATTGATTTTTTGCGCTTCAATGTAAAGTACATGACCGAAATTTACGCACAGCAGGTTGATTCAACTTCTGCTATGTGGAATCGTTTGGAATGGCGTCCGCTCGAAGGGTTCATCTGGGCGCTCACTCCGTTTAACTTCACCGCAATTGGATTGAACTTAACTTCTTCCTGCGCCATGATGGGCAACACCATTGTGTGGAAGCAATCCAACACGGCTATTTTCTCTGCTTATTACGTGATGGAAGTTTTCCGAAAAGCAGGACTGCCAGATGGTGTTATCAACTGGATTCATTGCGGTGGCGCTGAAACAGCCGATGTGGTTCTTAACTCGCCTGACTTCGGAGGAATTCATTTCACCGGTTCAACAGAAGTTTTCAGAAGTATCTGGAAAAAAATTGGCGAGAACATTCACATCTATAAATCCTATCCAAGAATTGTTGGGGAGACAGGCGGAAAAGATTTTATCATCGGACATAAATCTGCTGACCCTAAGGTTCTGGCAACAGCAATATTGAGAGGCGCGTTTGAATTTCAGGGGCAAAAATGTTCTGCCTGTTCACGAGCATACATCCCTTCTAATCTTTGGAAAGAAGTCAAAAAGATTTTTACCGATGAAATCGCATCTATGAAAGTTGGTCCGACCGAAGATTTAGGAAACTTCATTAACGCGGTGATAGATGAAACTTCTTTCAACAATATCGCATCCTACATTGACCGAGCGAAGAAAGACAGAAAAGACGCGCAGGTTATTATCGGTGGAAATTATGACAAGAGCAAAGGATATTTTATTGAACCAACAATAATTCAGGCAAAAAATCCTGCATACAGAACCATGTGCGAAGAAATTTTTGGTCCTGTGCTCACTATTCATGTATATGACGAAAATAAATTCGAGAAAACTCTTGACCTTGTGAACAATACTTCTCCTTATGCTCTTACTGGCGCAATCATTGCACAAGATAGATTAGCCATAACTCTCGCTGAAAAAAAATTAGTTCATGCGGCAGGAAATTTTTATATCAATGATAAATGTACAGGCGCAGTGGTCGGGCAGCAGCCATTCGGTGGTTCAAGAGCGTCCGGCACTTGCGATAAAGCAGGGCACATGATTAATCTTTTGCGCTGGGTTGCACCAAGAACTATTAAAGAACTTTTTGTTCCTCCAACAGATTACCGCTATCCTTTTTTGGAACCTGATAAGAAACAAAACGGGCATGCCACTGAGCCGAATATTTCTGTAAAGAAAAAAGAGTTGGCGAAAAATTAA
- the apaG gene encoding Co2+/Mg2+ efflux protein ApaG translates to MVTQITKGVKITVRTQFQPMHSRPEMRHFLFTYKILIENRSEYSVQLLRRQWNIFDSNGEHRVVEGDGVVGQQPVLTPNEIFEYESACNLVTDMGKMKGIYQMMRIIDKEKFYVEIPEFKLIAPQRLN, encoded by the coding sequence ATGGTAACACAAATCACCAAAGGAGTAAAGATAACGGTACGAACTCAGTTTCAGCCGATGCATTCCCGCCCCGAGATGCGGCACTTTCTTTTTACTTACAAAATCCTCATAGAGAACAGAAGCGAATATTCCGTACAACTGCTTCGCAGGCAGTGGAATATTTTTGATTCGAACGGTGAGCATCGGGTTGTGGAAGGTGATGGTGTAGTTGGCCAACAGCCCGTTCTGACTCCAAACGAAATTTTTGAATATGAATCTGCCTGCAATCTTGTAACTGATATGGGAAAGATGAAAGGTATTTACCAGATGATGCGCATCATTGACAAAGAAAAATTTTATGTAGAGATTCCTGAATTCAAACTTATAGCACCACAACGATTAAACTAA